The following are encoded in a window of Flavobacterium psychrotrophum genomic DNA:
- a CDS encoding zinc-dependent alcohol dehydrogenase, with protein MKAAVIHGPGSIKCDTIDDPKLQNPDDIILKVTTTAICGSDLHIYSGGIPQPRPMVLGHEFMGIIEEVGKNVTHLKRGDRVVVPFPVACGSCFFCNHELPGHCEHSNPEHYGPEGGLLTEKGGALFGYTDLYGGYDGGQAQYVRVPYANFGPRVVPDNLTDEQALFLTDIFPTGYTGIDWGEVKGGETVAIFGSGPVGIMAAKSAWLRGAGRVVIVDTVQYRLDKAKATAGCETILWEDGAKDVIAQIRDMTQGRGADVCVDAVGFEPDRSFLDRAKAVINLEKGSVKVLEACMSAVRRGGIVSVLGVYPTYYDNFPVGQFFDKGIILKGGQAPAHKHIDKLLSYVTEGKVVLDDIITHRLPLTEISHAYDIFNKKEDGCVKVVLDPWA; from the coding sequence ATGAAAGCAGCTGTTATCCACGGACCGGGCTCGATTAAATGCGATACCATTGACGACCCAAAACTTCAAAATCCTGACGATATTATTTTAAAAGTTACTACCACGGCAATTTGCGGCTCCGACCTGCATATTTATTCCGGCGGTATACCACAGCCCCGCCCCATGGTATTGGGGCATGAATTTATGGGTATTATCGAAGAAGTAGGCAAAAACGTTACCCACCTTAAACGTGGCGACCGGGTGGTTGTGCCTTTTCCTGTGGCTTGCGGCTCATGTTTCTTTTGTAACCATGAACTGCCGGGGCATTGTGAACACAGCAACCCGGAACATTATGGCCCTGAAGGCGGCCTGCTGACCGAAAAAGGCGGTGCACTCTTTGGCTATACCGACCTGTATGGCGGTTATGACGGCGGGCAGGCACAATATGTACGCGTGCCGTATGCTAATTTTGGGCCACGCGTTGTGCCGGATAACCTGACTGATGAGCAGGCCTTGTTCCTCACCGACATCTTTCCTACCGGATATACAGGTATAGACTGGGGCGAGGTTAAGGGCGGTGAGACCGTTGCTATTTTTGGCTCAGGCCCCGTAGGGATTATGGCGGCTAAAAGTGCCTGGCTGCGCGGCGCAGGCAGGGTGGTAATTGTAGATACGGTACAGTACCGCCTGGATAAGGCAAAGGCAACCGCAGGCTGCGAAACTATTCTTTGGGAAGATGGCGCTAAAGATGTTATTGCCCAGATACGCGATATGACCCAGGGCCGTGGCGCCGATGTATGTGTTGACGCTGTAGGTTTTGAGCCGGACCGTAGTTTTCTGGACAGGGCTAAGGCAGTTATCAACCTTGAGAAAGGTTCGGTTAAGGTGCTGGAGGCCTGTATGAGCGCCGTACGCCGTGGCGGTATAGTCTCAGTACTGGGTGTATACCCCACTTATTATGATAATTTCCCGGTAGGCCAGTTCTTCGACAAAGGCATCATACTTAAAGGCGGGCAGGCTCCGGCCCACAAGCATATCGATAAATTGTTGAGCTATGTAACCGAAGGTAAGGTGGTACTTGATGATATCATCACCCACAGGCTACCCCTGACTGAGATATCGCATGCTTATGATATCTTCAACAAAAAAGAAGACGGCTGCGTTAAGGTAGTGCTGGATCCCTGGGCCTAA
- a CDS encoding YciE/YciF ferroxidase family protein, protein MKNSEKPVNNKAKEQDKQPGLIVSPAGDAATELKDFFIDSLKDIYWAENALVSALPKMIANATSPHLASTIKEHLAVTKNQVVRLETIFDLLGEKAEGKKCEAMAGLLKEGDSILEETAPGPVRDAGIIAASQKIEHYEIATYGTLIAFAKTLGENDAAKLLTQTLAEEKEADMLLSDAAYSAINFDAAENTLQQDIAE, encoded by the coding sequence ATGAAAAATTCAGAAAAGCCGGTTAACAACAAGGCAAAAGAACAGGATAAACAACCCGGTCTAATAGTAAGCCCGGCGGGAGATGCAGCTACAGAACTTAAAGACTTCTTCATTGATTCCCTGAAGGATATCTACTGGGCGGAGAATGCACTGGTTAGTGCGCTGCCTAAAATGATAGCCAATGCTACATCGCCACACCTGGCCTCAACCATTAAAGAGCACCTTGCCGTGACCAAAAACCAAGTGGTACGCCTGGAAACCATTTTCGACCTTTTGGGAGAAAAGGCGGAGGGGAAAAAATGCGAAGCTATGGCCGGGCTTTTAAAAGAAGGCGACAGCATACTGGAAGAAACGGCTCCCGGGCCGGTGCGTGATGCAGGCATAATCGCTGCCTCGCAAAAAATTGAGCATTATGAGATAGCTACTTATGGTACGCTGATTGCATTCGCAAAAACCCTTGGCGAGAATGACGCGGCTAAATTGCTTACACAAACCCTTGCAGAAGAAAAAGAGGCCGATATGTTGCTAAGTGATGCCGCGTATAGTGCTATTAACTTCGACGCAGCAGAAAATACCCTGCAACAGGATATTGCAGAGTAG
- a CDS encoding gluconolaconase: MKKILYCFLFAGCAAVIPSEPTARLEFSAPDSYPEGIAYDSIANKYYVSSARLGTIGSVTSAGAYTALYTDPTLKSSYGLKLHPDGKSLYACIGDANYSKFTSPDTRKKMARLISIDITTGKKLQDIDLSTLVPGEHFPNDLIFDSNRNAYITDSFANVIYKVTPEGKANVFADSPLFKTKGVGLNGIVFHPNGYLLACSSGTGAVYKISISNPKQVQKVSTDQFFVNADGLLLTNAKKLILVQNGGSDKIYELTSEDGWSSAKLSASTLAADRFTYPSTATKAMDKVMVMNANFSELVDSTSVPSQKFAIQHARLMPLPKSK, from the coding sequence ATGAAAAAAATACTATACTGTTTTTTATTTGCCGGCTGCGCCGCTGTAATACCGTCTGAACCTACGGCACGGCTAGAATTCAGCGCCCCTGATAGTTATCCGGAGGGCATTGCTTATGATAGCATTGCCAACAAATATTATGTGTCTTCTGCGAGGTTAGGTACCATAGGAAGCGTTACATCCGCAGGTGCCTATACTGCACTGTATACAGACCCAACACTTAAATCAAGCTACGGCCTGAAGCTGCATCCTGATGGGAAGAGCCTTTATGCCTGTATTGGCGATGCCAATTACAGCAAGTTCACTTCGCCCGACACCCGTAAAAAGATGGCGAGGCTTATAAGTATTGACATTACAACCGGTAAAAAACTGCAGGATATTGACCTTTCTACTTTAGTGCCCGGCGAACATTTCCCAAACGACCTTATTTTTGACAGCAATCGCAATGCCTATATAACAGACAGCTTTGCGAACGTAATCTACAAGGTGACACCGGAGGGAAAAGCCAACGTGTTTGCTGACAGCCCCCTTTTCAAAACGAAAGGCGTGGGTTTAAACGGTATAGTATTCCACCCCAATGGCTACCTGCTGGCATGCAGTAGCGGTACCGGCGCTGTTTATAAAATAAGCATAAGTAATCCTAAACAAGTACAAAAAGTGAGTACTGACCAGTTTTTTGTTAATGCTGATGGACTTTTACTCACTAATGCTAAAAAGCTTATACTTGTGCAAAATGGCGGTAGTGATAAAATTTATGAGCTGACATCAGAAGATGGATGGTCCAGTGCAAAACTTTCTGCATCTACGCTTGCCGCCGACCGATTTACCTATCCTTCTACAGCGACAAAAGCGATGGATAAAGTTATGGTAATGAATGCCAACTTCAGCGAATTAGTAGACAGCACTTCTGTGCCATCCCAAAAATTTGCAATCCAGCATGCAAGGCTGATGCCACTGCCAAAGAGCAAATAA
- a CDS encoding SDR family oxidoreductase: MAEGLGSGDFTPAPGLEDPTTKYVRPPFKEQKQEWPGLVSKMDPRPDHGEKSYKGSGRLKGRKALITGGDSGMGRAAAIAYAREGADVAINYYPTEEEDAKEVIALIKAEGRKAVAIPGDLRDEAFCKKLVDEAVKALGGLDILVNNAARQQTQKSILDITSEAFDATIKTNIYAPFWIIKAALPHLKAGASIIGTSSVQATDPSEDLYDYAQTKAATTNYIKSLAKQLGPKGIRVNGVAPGPIWTPLQVSGGATMEKLKGFGGDTPMGRPGQPVELASIYVQLAASDASYATGQIYGAAGGAGQP, translated from the coding sequence ATGGCGGAGGGTTTAGGCAGTGGGGATTTTACTCCTGCCCCAGGACTGGAAGATCCCACCACAAAATACGTTAGGCCACCTTTTAAGGAGCAAAAGCAGGAATGGCCGGGACTGGTAAGTAAGATGGACCCCCGCCCGGATCATGGCGAGAAAAGCTATAAGGGTTCGGGCAGGTTAAAAGGGCGTAAGGCTCTGATTACCGGTGGGGATTCCGGTATGGGAAGGGCAGCCGCCATTGCCTATGCCCGGGAAGGTGCTGATGTAGCGATCAACTATTATCCCACCGAGGAAGAAGATGCTAAGGAAGTCATTGCGCTGATAAAGGCTGAAGGGCGCAAGGCAGTAGCGATTCCCGGAGATCTGCGGGATGAGGCATTTTGCAAAAAGCTTGTCGATGAAGCGGTTAAGGCTTTGGGCGGGCTGGATATTTTAGTGAATAATGCCGCAAGGCAGCAAACGCAGAAATCGATACTGGATATTACCTCAGAAGCTTTTGATGCTACTATCAAAACGAACATCTACGCGCCCTTCTGGATCATCAAGGCCGCATTGCCACACCTGAAAGCGGGTGCCTCAATAATTGGTACGAGTTCCGTACAGGCAACAGACCCAAGTGAAGACCTGTATGATTATGCCCAGACCAAGGCCGCTACAACGAATTATATTAAATCGCTGGCCAAACAGCTTGGCCCAAAAGGCATCAGGGTTAATGGCGTTGCACCTGGACCAATATGGACACCACTGCAGGTTAGCGGCGGGGCTACAATGGAAAAACTAAAAGGATTTGGTGGCGATACACCGATGGGCAGGCCGGGCCAGCCGGTGGAATTAGCCTCTATATATGTGCAGCTTGCCGCAAGCGATGCCAGTTATGCAACGGGGCAGATTTACGGGGCTGCAGGTGGTGCGGGGCAGCCTTAA
- a CDS encoding YciE/YciF ferroxidase family protein — MPNSSKQGSDGRGQRIVPAKSSAAEGLKELFIDELKDIIYAERALVKALPKMANNAFDAKLKSAIEEHVAVTERQVERLTQVFEILGESNRGKKCDAMEGLIKEGESILEDTEPGPVRDAGIISASQKIEHYEIASYGTLIAFAKILGEEEIAALLLETLEEEKDADNILTDAAYNSINLEAAEEDQA; from the coding sequence ATGCCAAATTCATCAAAACAGGGAAGCGACGGCAGGGGACAGAGAATTGTGCCTGCCAAATCCTCAGCAGCTGAAGGATTAAAAGAGTTATTTATTGACGAATTAAAAGACATTATCTATGCGGAAAGGGCGCTGGTAAAGGCACTTCCAAAAATGGCTAACAATGCTTTTGATGCTAAACTAAAAAGTGCCATCGAAGAACACGTTGCGGTAACCGAACGCCAGGTCGAACGACTGACACAGGTATTTGAAATACTGGGAGAATCGAACAGGGGAAAAAAATGCGATGCCATGGAAGGCTTGATCAAAGAAGGTGAATCCATCCTTGAAGATACCGAACCGGGGCCTGTACGTGATGCCGGAATCATTTCAGCCTCACAAAAAATTGAGCACTACGAAATTGCCTCGTATGGTACGCTGATCGCTTTTGCAAAAATATTGGGCGAAGAAGAAATCGCTGCCCTGCTGCTTGAAACGCTGGAAGAAGAAAAAGACGCTGACAACATCCTGACCGATGCAGCATACAACAGCATCAATCTCGAAGCGGCTGAAGAAGATCAGGCATAA
- a CDS encoding SDR family NAD(P)-dependent oxidoreductase — protein sequence MSNNQNYALITGATSGIGFELAKLFAKDNYNLVIVARSQGELESKAEEFRSQYGVEVITIAKDLFKREEAFALCQEVTAKGIQVDVLVNNAGQGAYGLFQDNDIEKELGITDLNIASLLIITKHFVKEMTARNSGKILNLASIASEVPGPWQAVYHATKAFVLSFSEALRSELKDTEITVTALQPGATDTDFFNKAGMTDSKAVQDKDSLSNPADVARDGYEALMAGKDKVVSGFKNKVQIALGNITPDTMLADQMNKQQEPVDK from the coding sequence ATGTCAAACAATCAAAACTATGCACTTATTACAGGTGCTACCAGCGGTATAGGCTTCGAACTCGCCAAGCTTTTTGCAAAAGATAATTACAATCTCGTTATTGTAGCCCGCAGTCAGGGCGAACTGGAAAGCAAAGCAGAGGAATTTAGATCGCAATACGGTGTAGAGGTAATAACTATTGCAAAAGACCTTTTTAAAAGGGAGGAAGCATTTGCCCTTTGCCAGGAGGTTACAGCGAAAGGCATTCAGGTAGATGTTTTGGTTAATAATGCCGGCCAGGGGGCATATGGCCTATTCCAGGATAATGACATTGAAAAGGAATTGGGGATTACTGACCTTAACATCGCTTCGCTGCTTATCATTACCAAGCACTTTGTAAAGGAAATGACGGCGCGCAACAGTGGCAAAATATTAAACCTTGCCTCTATAGCCAGCGAAGTACCCGGCCCATGGCAGGCGGTGTACCATGCTACAAAGGCTTTTGTACTCTCCTTCTCGGAGGCGTTGCGTTCAGAATTGAAAGATACCGAAATTACGGTTACTGCCCTGCAACCGGGCGCTACCGATACCGACTTCTTTAATAAGGCCGGTATGACCGACAGTAAAGCCGTGCAGGATAAAGATTCACTATCGAACCCTGCCGATGTAGCCAGGGATGGTTACGAAGCGCTAATGGCCGGTAAAGACAAAGTAGTTTCAGGGTTTAAGAATAAAGTCCAGATAGCCTTAGGTAATATAACGCCGGACACCATGCTCGCTGACCAGATGAACAAACAGCAGGAACCTGTAGATAAATAA
- a CDS encoding CinA family protein, which translates to MPSEIVLQCAEAIASKGLNIAFVESATAGRMCSEFSLSPRSGDILRGGISCYEVFIKENILKVPHDLIKRYTPESAEVTASLAEHASKLFKTDFTVAVTGLTTPGGSETNEKPVGTMFIYILSRYGYIADRTVYSGTPEEIVLQTIDRAAKLLIEYINET; encoded by the coding sequence ATGCCATCAGAAATAGTATTACAATGTGCAGAGGCCATTGCCTCAAAAGGCCTGAACATTGCTTTTGTTGAAAGCGCAACCGCTGGCCGCATGTGTTCAGAGTTTTCTTTATCGCCAAGGTCAGGAGACATTCTCCGCGGCGGCATCTCCTGCTATGAGGTATTTATAAAAGAAAACATTCTTAAAGTGCCCCACGACCTTATAAAAAGGTATACGCCGGAATCTGCCGAGGTAACTGCTTCACTAGCCGAACATGCGTCTAAACTTTTTAAGACGGATTTTACCGTAGCTGTTACGGGGCTTACTACGCCGGGAGGTAGTGAAACCAATGAAAAACCGGTGGGAACGATGTTCATCTATATTCTCTCACGGTATGGATACATAGCTGATCGAACGGTTTACAGCGGAACTCCTGAAGAAATAGTGTTACAAACTATTGATAGGGCGGCTAAACTTCTTATCGAATATATAAACGAAACGTAA
- the ligD gene encoding DNA ligase D, whose translation MALDKYNQKRDASKTPEPFGGNSSDNQLRFVIQKHAASHLHYDFRLEMEGVLKSWAVPKGPSLDPEVKRLAMMVEDHPYDYRTFEGIIPQGEYGGGTVIVWDEGTYEPLESEATDKKMQEKELLHGLHSGKVKFNMKGKKLKGDFALIKAHGRGENGWLLMKLDDKYATTEDVTKKDKSVISKKTLEQVSATSTNIYGEKPAEPQQDTLKKKVAKREVKQEESKISADMLLKNSKRSKMPDKIKPMLATLVNEPFDDPDWTYEVKWDGYRSIAYINKGSVELSSRNNKSFTEKYYPLVNTMKEWTVNAVLDGEILVIGKDGKANFGALQNWRSEADGDLVYYAFDLLWYEGKDIMGLPLSERQAILKEILPTNDDHVRLSQVFTASGLEFFEAAKQMQLEGIMAKKSSSTYHPDARSKEWLKVKVNQRQEVVIGGFTKNEGSSKTFSSLLLGVYQNGKLEYVGKVGTGFNAKKQKEMMEQFKPLITDSIPFSAEPDVNKPSRFRPNPPKAKATWLKPELVCEVSFAEVTSDGVFRHPSFEGMRDDKKAKEVVRETATATEAVTKASNDSPANTKTKLVAAPKRGGKQTLLNPTEETQVKKVNGHDLKFSNLSKVYWPEEGYTKRDMFNYYYQVAEFILPYLKDRPVSLNRYPGGIHGKSFYQKDVKGKAPEWANTFPYHTSDGEDKEFLVGDNEATLLWMASLGCIEMNPWFSRTAHPDNPDYCVIDLDPSDTTTFEQVIQAAQEVKKVLDAIDVVSYVKTSGSTGIHIYIPLGAKYTYNQSQMFARLLVSIVHERLPGFTSLERKIKDRDGKMYLDFLQNRPGATIACAYSLRPKVGATVSMPLHWDEVKKGLTMKDFTISNALARIKSEGDLFKGTLGKGIEMEKALEKAQTVFY comes from the coding sequence ATGGCTTTAGACAAATACAATCAGAAACGCGATGCGTCCAAAACACCGGAGCCTTTCGGCGGCAATAGCAGCGATAACCAATTGAGATTCGTTATCCAAAAGCATGCAGCGTCGCATTTACACTACGATTTCCGCCTGGAAATGGAAGGCGTGCTTAAAAGCTGGGCAGTACCTAAGGGACCGTCTTTGGATCCTGAGGTAAAACGCCTTGCCATGATGGTGGAAGACCATCCTTACGACTATCGCACTTTTGAAGGTATTATACCCCAGGGTGAATACGGGGGTGGCACTGTTATCGTATGGGATGAAGGTACTTACGAGCCTTTGGAATCCGAAGCTACAGATAAGAAGATGCAGGAAAAAGAACTCCTACACGGCCTTCATAGCGGCAAGGTCAAATTCAACATGAAAGGCAAAAAACTTAAAGGGGACTTTGCGCTTATTAAAGCGCACGGCCGTGGCGAGAACGGCTGGCTGCTCATGAAGCTGGATGACAAATACGCGACCACTGAAGACGTCACTAAAAAAGATAAATCCGTCATCTCAAAGAAAACCCTTGAGCAGGTAAGCGCAACCAGCACAAATATCTACGGTGAAAAGCCTGCGGAACCACAGCAGGATACGCTAAAGAAGAAAGTAGCAAAACGAGAAGTTAAGCAGGAAGAAAGTAAAATCAGTGCTGACATGCTATTGAAAAACAGCAAGCGCAGCAAAATGCCGGATAAAATAAAACCCATGCTGGCGACACTTGTGAATGAGCCTTTTGATGACCCGGACTGGACCTATGAGGTGAAGTGGGACGGCTACAGGTCCATTGCATACATCAATAAAGGTAGTGTGGAACTATCTTCACGCAACAATAAATCGTTTACCGAAAAATACTACCCACTGGTAAACACTATGAAGGAATGGACAGTCAATGCCGTCCTTGATGGTGAAATTTTAGTAATTGGCAAGGATGGCAAGGCTAATTTCGGCGCCTTGCAGAACTGGCGTAGTGAAGCCGACGGCGACCTGGTATACTATGCCTTTGACCTCTTATGGTACGAAGGGAAAGATATTATGGGGCTGCCGCTGTCCGAAAGGCAGGCCATCCTTAAAGAAATACTGCCGACGAACGATGACCATGTCCGCTTAAGCCAGGTCTTTACCGCAAGCGGGCTGGAATTCTTTGAAGCGGCAAAGCAAATGCAGCTTGAAGGCATTATGGCCAAGAAATCCAGCAGTACCTATCATCCCGATGCGCGCTCTAAAGAATGGCTGAAAGTAAAAGTGAACCAACGGCAGGAAGTGGTTATCGGGGGCTTTACCAAAAATGAAGGCTCATCCAAAACGTTCAGTTCGCTACTGCTGGGTGTTTACCAAAACGGTAAGCTGGAATATGTCGGAAAAGTCGGTACGGGATTTAACGCGAAGAAGCAAAAGGAAATGATGGAGCAGTTCAAACCGCTCATCACGGATTCCATTCCATTTTCCGCGGAGCCGGATGTTAATAAGCCTTCCCGTTTCAGGCCTAACCCTCCTAAAGCAAAAGCAACCTGGTTAAAGCCGGAACTGGTATGCGAAGTCAGTTTCGCGGAAGTAACTTCCGACGGGGTTTTCAGGCATCCATCCTTTGAAGGTATGCGTGATGACAAAAAGGCTAAAGAAGTTGTAAGGGAGACTGCTACTGCTACTGAAGCTGTAACAAAAGCTTCTAATGATAGCCCGGCAAATACTAAAACAAAATTGGTAGCAGCGCCAAAACGTGGCGGTAAACAAACACTTTTAAACCCAACGGAAGAAACCCAGGTTAAAAAAGTGAATGGGCACGACCTTAAATTTAGTAACCTCAGCAAAGTGTACTGGCCTGAGGAGGGCTATACCAAACGCGATATGTTTAATTACTATTATCAGGTAGCCGAATTTATATTGCCTTATTTAAAAGACCGCCCTGTATCATTAAACCGGTATCCCGGTGGTATCCATGGCAAGAGTTTTTACCAAAAAGATGTAAAAGGCAAAGCACCGGAGTGGGCAAATACTTTTCCGTACCATACCAGTGATGGGGAGGATAAGGAATTTTTGGTAGGTGATAATGAAGCAACATTGCTATGGATGGCATCCCTGGGCTGCATTGAAATGAACCCCTGGTTCAGCCGTACCGCGCATCCGGACAATCCCGACTACTGTGTTATTGATCTCGACCCCTCAGACACAACCACTTTTGAACAGGTCATACAAGCTGCCCAGGAAGTAAAGAAAGTATTGGATGCCATAGACGTAGTCAGCTATGTAAAAACCTCCGGATCAACAGGTATCCACATTTATATCCCTCTGGGTGCAAAATACACTTATAATCAGTCTCAGATGTTTGCCCGGCTGCTCGTTTCCATTGTGCATGAGAGGCTCCCAGGTTTTACTTCGCTTGAAAGAAAAATAAAAGACCGCGATGGTAAAATGTACTTAGACTTTTTGCAGAACAGGCCTGGCGCAACCATTGCCTGTGCTTATTCGTTACGGCCAAAGGTGGGCGCAACGGTTTCCATGCCGTTACATTGGGATGAAGTAAAGAAAGGACTAACGATGAAAGATTTTACTATCTCTAATGCACTCGCCCGTATTAAAAGTGAAGGCGACCTTTTTAAAGGCACGCTTGGAAAAGGTATAGAGATGGAAAAAGCACTCGAGAAAGCGCAAACAGTGTTTTATTAA
- a CDS encoding PQQ-dependent sugar dehydrogenase: MCRQLLLTGTLLLLSLHGAFAQRGIPPKEVTTTTHTTKYAEHLDFLPEMVKLLKVPDGWNVSVAASGLGKPRMLYLGPNGELYITRRDAGDVLLLKDTNGDNKFEEVSTVVAEFKGVHGITIKDGWLYLCNNNELRRYKLNSDGTVGVKEMLFKDMPSAGQHPNRTMDFGPDGMLYISIGTLCNDCKESDKEAATLVQVDPVTWKRTIYASGLRNMIGFDFHPQTKELWGADNGGDAKGDNWPPEEINQIVKGKNYGYPFAYGKKEVDESREDPAGNSKKEWVKNTEGSVLELQAHMAPIAFEFFGTGSGTPAGYTGDALVCWHGSWNRDKPVGFKVQRINFENGVAVSADDFLTGFLQGKTRFGRPAGAAITDAGVVYISDDANGVLYCVKPN; this comes from the coding sequence ATGTGTAGACAATTACTGTTAACCGGCACCTTACTGCTGCTAAGCCTGCACGGGGCCTTTGCTCAACGCGGAATCCCGCCTAAAGAAGTAACTACCACAACCCACACCACAAAATATGCGGAACACCTGGATTTTTTGCCGGAGATGGTTAAGCTGCTGAAAGTACCCGACGGATGGAACGTTAGTGTTGCCGCATCAGGTTTAGGCAAACCGCGGATGCTTTATCTGGGACCTAATGGCGAACTGTACATTACCCGAAGGGATGCAGGTGATGTCTTATTACTTAAGGACACCAATGGTGATAATAAATTTGAGGAAGTAAGCACAGTTGTTGCTGAATTTAAAGGCGTGCACGGCATTACCATAAAAGACGGCTGGCTATACCTGTGCAACAACAATGAGCTTCGCCGCTACAAGTTAAACAGTGATGGAACCGTTGGGGTAAAAGAAATGCTGTTTAAAGACATGCCCAGCGCCGGGCAGCACCCCAATCGAACCATGGATTTTGGGCCCGACGGAATGCTATATATTTCCATAGGAACGCTTTGCAACGATTGTAAAGAATCGGATAAAGAAGCTGCCACGCTGGTACAGGTTGACCCTGTTACCTGGAAAAGGACGATCTATGCTTCAGGCCTTAGAAATATGATCGGTTTTGATTTTCATCCGCAAACCAAAGAACTCTGGGGTGCCGACAATGGCGGAGACGCGAAAGGAGATAATTGGCCACCTGAAGAGATTAACCAAATAGTGAAAGGTAAAAATTACGGTTATCCGTTTGCTTATGGTAAGAAAGAGGTTGATGAAAGCCGTGAAGACCCTGCCGGAAACAGCAAAAAAGAATGGGTTAAAAATACAGAAGGCTCCGTGCTCGAACTTCAGGCGCACATGGCCCCAATTGCATTTGAGTTTTTTGGTACGGGATCTGGGACACCTGCCGGATATACCGGAGATGCCCTGGTGTGCTGGCATGGCTCATGGAACAGGGATAAGCCTGTAGGGTTTAAGGTCCAAAGGATCAATTTTGAAAACGGCGTTGCTGTAAGTGCTGACGATTTTTTAACCGGCTTCCTTCAGGGCAAGACCCGTTTTGGCCGTCCGGCAGGAGCCGCCATTACCGATGCGGGAGTGGTATACATCTCAGATGATGCCAACGGAGTGCTCTATTGTGTTAAACCCAACTAA